The genomic window tgacATACATTCAACAAGTATATATTTACAAGTAAATATTTACAAAGTATATATTTGCAATTGACAGATTAGGTGCACCAGTCATGTGCTCTTTAGAAAGCCCTCACAGGCTCTAAGGCAAGTGCAATGTACGCGCATGCGcacatgcaatacacacacacacacacacacacacacacacacacacacacacacacacacctatctatAAAAACTGTGAAATTAGTGATTATCAGAAGGGAATTAGCAATGAAGatgcaaaaaatatatataaattctacCTGTAAGACTAGAGATAATTCAGGCTGGTGGCCACATGGTAAATAAACTGTTAACCACTACAGGGAAGAGTCTTAATCTAGTTAAAAAGAGTATCTCATTGGAGATATTTATGCTATATCTATGTGCACTATCTACAGTGACAGATTTAACAGAAAACCTGTGTGCAGGGACGATTTGGTAACTTGGATGCAATTACAAATGTAAGAATTACAACTGGGTCTGACTTCCAAGTCCCAGTGTAGGGTCCTCCTTTACCCACCTCTTGTTATCTCATAAGAAGGTCCTGTGGCTATAGTGAATTCTCATAGTTCTGCCTACTCAAAAATGTTTAAACATGTTGCATACAGTGTAGTACCATATTCAGCCTGAAGATAAAAATTCTGGCCAGGGAAAATTCTCTTCTAGATCTTATAAGGTATTCTTATAGAAACCTTTGTAAGTGAACTCATACTGTTCAATGACAAACCTTTTATATTAATCATCTAAAATAAATTTGTACAAATAAAGCAAATGGATTATAAAAGTAAATCCCCTATTTCTAGTTTGTTTCTTTAAAGCATAGAAAAGGTTGTATGTTTCCAGTATACATGCAAACCTATATTAACATAAACCTATATTAACATGTTTCCTCTTTGTAAATCTCAAAGAACTAAATATTCTATCATGGAGTTGTGGGTGGAGCTCAGTGGTCCGGTACATGCTCAGCATGCATGAagacccggggggggggggggggggagggaggaattcCTGGTTACCAACAAAACACTTCAACAAATGGGAAATAATTTCTAATTCATGTCTGCAAATCACAATTCTCTGTTGgagtatttcttcctttccaactaaAAGATGGATGTAAAATTTGGCTGTATATTTTAGTACATGTATAAATAGTATGTAAAATGACTTAGCACTCTCAGAAGGAAAAAATACCCAGTAACTGAACGGTTTTTGGAAGACTGACTGGTAGAAATTAATATATTATCCCTGGTAACCTGTTAAAATCTGGGACTACtgacaaaatattaaatattaaagtattaaaagtaaataatttcCTAGTAGTTTATAATTTTTTCTGACATGTCTATGTTTCACAAAATACTAAAATTTTTTCAAAGATGCCGAAACCCAAGCCTAAAGAAaccaagtatttttttaaaggaggaaaaGTCACAGTATTTTTTAGGCAAACAATTCTTATGAATACATTTTGATTATGCAAAACACATAATTTAAGAATGCAAGAAAAGGACcgtaagatggttcagtgggtactTGCTGCCAACCCCTGAACACGTGAGTTCTGTTCCTGGGACCCCCCCACCTGGTGGAAGAAGACATACCACTCCCACACatagttctctgacctccataaccATACAAGGGCATTCTCCCACCcatccaaacacatacacatgaatatgtatgtgtgtgtgtgtgtgtatgtgtgtgtgtgtgtataggagggttgtttatgcatgcatgtgcatacacacacaaataaatttaattttaaaggttGAAGCTGACTCAAATAATAACAAGTAAAAGTAAAGCTTCCAATGCATTTCTgacagcatttctttttttctttttttttcttttttttggtgtttttttgggggggatttgggttttttcaagatagggtttctctgtatagcccaggctgtcctggaactcactctgtagaccaggctggacttgaactcagaaatccgcctgcctttgcctcccaagtgttgggattacaggtgtacaccaccatcaccactgcccggcttctgaCAGAATTTCTAAGGCTTTTATAAAAAGGAATATCCATAAAACCAAATCCATGTTATCTACTAGATCAATGTAGAACTTAAGGTTAATGGAGATAAAAATCACAGAATCTATTAGAAACTTTTTAAACTAGCAAATGTCATTTTGATTAGAATTAAAATAAATGCTTCAAATAAGTCATAtactttttcctttgatgagagatcaaaatatatttgtaaattaggctttatgttttaaatgcgaaagaaaattgttcttaAAGGGAAgccacttttctttttaaaaaatgcaaggaCCCCACTTTTAGAAGATTAAAGcagtattaaattttaaataactcCAGCCAAATGGAGATAAACATTTGAATACTCTGAATGTTAACTTGCACAATAAGGCAGTAAGAACCAGCATACATACAGTTCAAAACCAAAATTATCTCTGGTATTAAAAGACAGAAGAATCCCAGTATTGTGATAAGGAGTTAGAAATAGAAAGTGTGAATTTCAGGAGCTGGATACTGATGTATACCAATTGATTCACACTTTGATAGGTACATTAACTGAATGAAAAACCATCTTTTAATAAAGATGATGCTCCATTAAAGTTTTAGCggtaattatgttttaaaaatgatattaagAGCAATGAACGGGgctctctttttttaaacacCCTTCCTTGAGGCTCAGAGATCCATGGGGAAGCAGATTCAATGGAAAGGTTGTAGAGTCAGAAGTGGTACAGGATCCTACGAAACAGcatcttccagacacagcagggtTGATGGGCACATAGACTCACAGGGCCTGTGACAGTAAGTACAAGGCCTGCACAAATCTGAACCACGAAAAATGTCTcagcagggagaaggggaagtGAGTAGAATGTGCctcccctaaccaagaagctctTTGCAATAGGTACTTTCTGGGGCAGAGAAAATCCTGCGTCTCTAAAGGAGTCACACTATGTCTATCAACTCAACTCCAGGGTAGGCCTCATGCTCAGGGAACAGTTGACCTACACAAAACAGACTCCATGTTATTTTGTATGCTTTTATCTTGTGATTTGCTGTCTGTCTTTTTgtgggtttttgcttgttttgttttggttttggttttggagcaAGGAGGAACACAAATCTGAGTGTGAGTGTGGTTAAGAGGGTGAAGAGACCTCGGGGCAGGGCAAAGAATATGAGCAAAATACATTCTATGAATTGTTTTCTATTTGTGAAATAAGttaagaataaaaagtaaatggctTCAACTCAAGTGAGGTTCTTTTACACGGTTATTAATTCCCCATTCTCATCTGTTAGGTTTCTTGAAAAGGCTCATGTTAAATATGGAGTGATCTTTCTAGTTTTAAAACTGTCTTTCAAAAGGCTTTCTAGATATCTAAATAGACATGGCAGGGGAACCTGGTCAGAGTTTCAGAAGAGAATGTGGGATGCCTTACATGTGACTCCTTATTTGAAACAAGTATCAaggtaaaaacaacaacagtacAGCAACCAAAAGGTTTGTGGTAAGAAACCTTTACTCTGGGTCTATGAGATAAGTGGTTCCCCTGTATTCAGTTTGAAAACAGCTGAGCAGCAAGAATATAAACTCATTCAGTTGATTTGAATGACTGCAAATATGCAATCACATGAATGATTCCACTTCTGTGTTAACTGACAGTCAGGGAATTTAATGTAGGACATCAgtcaattcaaatgtaaattactttcttttaaaatggacACACAGGGAGGAAAGGACCATTTTTAAAGACTATCCAGAAATGTGCAGGTCACTGGAAGCTGCTGGGTGTGCGGGCTAAAACAACGGAATTACCACAATTATCCTGAAAAGCAGTGACTAGCAATTCTATAGAAATATCAATTCTACTGGGGAAAAGCTTGTAAATTATATAGGACATTGTAAGTCAGCAATGAAACATCCTCAGCTGtaaattttcttgaaaattaaaatggggcttgttatatgaaaacaaacaaacaaaaaaccccacgaAGTTCCAGCTAGGACTTATTATATAGCATTTTGGATGCTAAAAGTACTGTGAGCAAAAAGGAAACGTTGTAAAGCACcaattgttctttttcttcatttattttcaaacaaATCATCTCAGTCAAGGTCTACTAAGAGTGAGTCACTGCCAAGAAGCAAGACTGTGAGggggaaaacaagaaaaaaacaaaacaacaagaaccaaagaagccccctccctccctgacgCGCAGGCACCTCACCAGTGGCTAAAACTAAAGGCCCCTTCACTAGGAAACAAACTAGAAGAAACCATACAACAAAATTGCGCACGCACACTACCCACAAACCCATGTTAAGGCTGtttaaggggggggggagaaccatcaaaaaaaaaaccttcactgAACAGACTGGcactcaagcacacacagacgcacaggtgaacacacacacacacaccacaaacacacacaccctccaagAGGAGCAGGGCAAGCACTTAAGGCAGCTTTCACAAAAACCCATGCAGCTGTGGCTGACCACAAGATTTTTACAGTGTCACCAAGAAGCGATTGGAAAAGCATCTGAAAAACGTGCAAATTGTCTGCAAACAGCGCCTGGCAACCGAGACAGTTTGCAAGCGTGattcagaggtctgcctgccaaGGAAACAAAAGAAGCCTCCCTCCTGCCCGTGCTGGCtggcgggcgggcaggcgggcgcaCAGGGCAGGAGAGGTGCTCCCCTGGCAGGCAGGAGGCAAGTGCGGGGAGGCGACAGGCAGGAGTCCGGGCGGGAGCGGTACATACTAGGGCTCGCTCTCTGGCGGGGACGGGGCGGCCGAGTTCCCATTCGTAGGGGAGCCGCCCAGCTTCAGTTTCTCCAGGTACTCGGCGTGCACGGGCTTGTGGCACTGCAGGACCTTGATGGCATCTTCGATCTTGAACCACTCGCGCTTCCTGCCGATGCTGACCGAGTCTTCCCAATCCTCCAGCAGCTCGGTGACAGTGAGCACGAACACGTAGGTCCGGTGCTTGCGGTCCTGGTTCTGCTCGAAGACGCCCAGCAAGCGGCCCAACTTCCCCTTGACTCCCGCCTCCTCGTACACCTCGCGCACCGCCGCGCCGTCCGGCTCCTCCTCGGGTTCCATGCCCCCTCCCGGCACGATCCAGCGGTCGGGGTAGCGGCTGCTGCTCACCAGCAGCACCTCGTCCTCGCGCTCGCTGCGGAAGCACAGGCACGCGGCGCGCTTCTTGAAGCCCTCGGGGTCGTAGGTCCGCGTCTGGTTCGGCTTGCACTTCATCCTCGgctccgccgccgccgctgccgctgccgctgcctcTGAGGTCGCTTGCAGCCGCCTGCGAGCGGGCCGCCGCCGCCCCGCAGCTAAGGAGCTCCTGCCGGCAGGGAGAGGGCCTGGCGaggctggaggagaggagagcggAGTAGAGCTGAGCAGAGCGGAGTCTGAGCCCAGCCGGGGGAGACCAGGCGGGGGCGGGCGGGCGtgcgggcgggggcgggggcgagCCGGCGCGTCAGTCAGTCTGCGGGGCGGGCAGCACCGGCCGGGCGCACAGAGGGTCGCAAGCCCGCCGCCTGATTGGAGGCGCCGCTTCCGCCGCCCGGAGCCTGGAGCGCAGAGCCCGCGCCTCCGCACAGCCCCGGAGTGGACCGTGCGCGGTCCCCGCCCTCCCGATCGCCGCGATCGCGCGCGCGCTCGCCTGCTCCGCCGCCGCTGCCGTGGCTGCCGCGCCAGGGGTTGAGCGAGGTGaggtgcgtgcgcgcgcgtggcCGGGACCGCGTGCGCGCGCGCGGCGGAGGGCGAGGGGCGGAGGAGCGGAGGCGGGGGGTCTCCTGACTCCCGCAAAGCCCAACGCCGCCCGCCCACTGCGCAGGCGCCCCACACCGCTGGGACTTGGAAGCTTCTAGCTGCCAGTGCACTGGGGAGGTGCACCCAATGGTGACTTAGCTGTGCAGGGTCCTCACCACATGTGTGTCTCAGCCAGACCTGGAAGCAGAGGGGACCAGGCCCTCCCTGAGAAACTCCTAAGAGGAAGGGTCATGGTCAGCACCACACACCCAGCTCCCATCATGAACTAACTGCACTGCCTTATTTATAGGCAGAAGGCCCGGTGTCCCCAGAATGACCAATGAGAGTCTTGCCAGAATAATCTTTGCTGAGTCACATGCAGCTCGCCTTCTTCAACAGGTTCCCTTCTGCAGCTGGGCGACCATGTAGATCCAGCCCTTGCTTTGGACACTTTCACAGAACCCTGTTCAAGTGTTTGCACAGAGTTT from Apodemus sylvaticus chromosome X, mApoSyl1.1, whole genome shotgun sequence includes these protein-coding regions:
- the Nudt11 gene encoding diphosphoinositol polyphosphate phosphohydrolase 3-beta isoform X2; its protein translation is MKCKPNQTRTYDPEGFKKRAACLCFRSEREDEVLLVSSSRYPDRWIVPGGGMEPEEEPDGAAVREVYEEAGVKGKLGRLLGVFEQNQDRKHRTYVFVLTVTELLEDWEDSVSIGRKREWFKIEDAIKVLQCHKPVHAEYLEKLKLGGSPTNGNSAAPSPPESEP
- the Nudt11 gene encoding diphosphoinositol polyphosphate phosphohydrolase 3-beta isoform X1, whose protein sequence is MKCKPNQTRTYDPEGFKKRAACLCFRSEREDEVLLVSSSRYPDRWIVPGGGMEPEEEPDGAAVREVYEEAGVKGKLGRLLGVFEQNQDRKHRTYVFVLTVTELLEDWEDSVSIGRKREWFKIEDAIKVLQCHKPVHAEYLEKLKLGGSPTNGNSAAPSPPESEP